One window of Daphnia carinata strain CSIRO-1 chromosome 7, CSIRO_AGI_Dcar_HiC_V3, whole genome shotgun sequence genomic DNA carries:
- the LOC130699314 gene encoding uncharacterized protein LOC130699314: MMSTAFIYLLLIGGQVRALPVEWSTSDSALVEVTTKMEADVTAGEGEVTSQLLDDVILDDMTISSRQKFQSAGGIEFPNTAFIPGDLTEQLSVDGFFSLWFVFLDDDVFTSDKEFTILAPSNSAPMRPSPTAADKDRVRQLLLNHIVLGRAVNISSDLSSTSPPWYKDATIHTNKKPLTVTTLGGRQLHFKTRKDGTAVVNGVRIVGKEVRVPPNGVIIVLEDYLFMDEYHGDVEGSESQLFSAIPMVTASDGTDHFPMIELGTALDDDSVGGAHLGVAVKSEPVGSVLIDRQKLNLTDVSRPFYEELVEVLNFLRSGTSDFLRYLEQVNISSLFNDEEEYTAFIPMDDSFAQWYPIDWGFNPFDVASFVKETMMNHFVRGRIKQKDVKDGQSMTTLGGKTITFSFSPAGKMAVNDVEVFDGDTPVSRGNIQFVGDILFVNSTVVSELNAKHRDVESAPLVGSPWYSSQFLSHTYRELSTRQNAPIPAGSTSHPSFSLALDYINRTQPQLRDDLPSHDDWRMITYTFFVPRDSAFFNLWPQDTADPFVIDDEFRREVFLNHFVRRRLYHDRDLVDGAVLTMAGNRTAKISREGNVTKINDAIIEEADIFIYNLGTVFVIDRVLFASHEQISQVLAKNADRIPSFGLAGTDGALLAGSAVDESQTLVVDLLDELATTQSTAGKLVIRE, encoded by the exons ATGATGTCGACAGCGTTTATCTACCTGTTGCTGATTGGCGGTCAGGTACGCGCCCTACCTGTCGAGTGGTCAACATCGGATTCAGCTCTGGTCGAAGTAACGACCAAAATGGAAGCAGACGTCACTGCCGGTGAAGGAGAAGTGACGAGCCAATTGTTGGACGACGTCATCCTTGACGACATGACCATCAGCAGCCGACAGAAATTCCAATCAGCCGGAGGCATCGAATTTCCCAACACGGCCTTCATTCCAGGCGATTTGACCGAGCAGCTCTCCGTCGACGGATTCTTCTCCTTGTGGTTCGTCTTCCTCGACGACGACGTCTTCACGTCAG ACAAAGAGTTCACCATCCTGGCGCCCAGCAATAGCGCCCCCATGAGGCCGTCGCCCACCGCGGCCGATAAGGACAGAGTCCGCCAATTGCTGCTCAACCACATCGTCCTGGGACGAGCCGTCAACATTTCCTCCGATTTATCCTCCACATCGCCACCCTGGTACAAAGACGCCACCATCCACACCAATAAGAAACCGCTAACCGTCACCACGTTGGGTGGTAGACAACTCCATTTCAAAACGCGAAAAG ATGGAACAGCGGTCGTGAACGGAGTCAGGATCGTCGGCAAGGAGGTGCGCGTTCCGCCCAATGGAGTCATCATCGTTTTGGAGGATTACCTGTTTATGGACGAGTATCACGGTGATGTTGAAGGCTCTGAATCGCAATTGTTTAGCGCCATCCCCATGGTGACGGCGTCCGATGGAACCGATCATTTCCCCATGATCGAATTGGGAACTGCCCTTGACGACGACAG CGTCGGTGGAGCACATCTTGGAGTTGCGGTGAAGAGTGAGCCAGTAGGATCGGTGTTGATTGACCGTCAAAAACTGAACCTGACCGATGTCAGTCGGCCGTTCTACGAGGAACTGGTGGAAGTCCTCAACTTCCTGCGCAGTGGCACTTCCGATTTCTTACGCTACCTGGAACAAGTCAACATTTCCAGTCTATTCAACGATG AAGAAGAGTACACTGCGTTCATCCCGATGGATGATTCGTTCGCACAGTGGTACCCCATCGATTGGGGATTCAATCCATTCGACGTCGCATCGTTTGTTAAAGAGACGATGATGAATCATTTCGTTCGAGGAAGAATAAAGCAAAAGGACGTCAAAGACGGCCAGTCGATGACGACCCTGGGAGGCAAAACGATCACCTTCTCTTTCTCGCCAGCAG GTAAAATGGCCGTCAACGATGTTGAAGTGTTTGACGGCGACACGCCCGTTTCCCGGGGCAACATCCAATTTGTTGGCGATATCCTTTTTGTCAATTCGACGGTCGTCAGTGAATTGAACGCCAAACATCGCGACGTCGAATCGGCGCCGCTCGTCGGCTCGCCCTGGTACTCGTCCCAATTCCTGTCTCACACTTACCGCGAACTCAGTACTCGCCAAAACGCGCCCATCCCTGCTGGAAGTACTAGCCATCCGTCGTTCAGTTTAGCCCTGGACTACATCAATCGAACGCAGCCTCAGCTGAGAGACGATTTGCCCAGTCACGACGACTGGCGGATGATCACCTACACTTTCTTCGTTCCGCGCGATTCcgcttttttcaatttgtggCCGCAAGACACGGCCGATCCGTTCGTCATTGACGACGAATTCCGTCGCGAAGTCTTCCTCAATCACTTTGTCCGCCGTCGGTTGTACCACGACCGCGACCTCGTCGACGGCGCCGTCCTCACCATGGCCGGCAACCGAACGGCCAAAATCAGCCGCGAAGGAA ATGTAACGAAAATCAATGACGCCATCATTGAAGAAGCAGacattttcatctacaatttgggGACGGTGTTTGTTATCGACCGAGTGCTCTTTGCCAGTCACGAGCAAATCAGTCAGGTGCTGGCCAAGAATGCTGACCGCATCCCGTCGTTCGGATTAGCTGGAACTGATGGCGCTCTTTTAGCCGGGTCTGCAGTTGATGAGAGTCAGACGCTGGTTGTCGACCTGCTGGATGAGTTGGCGACCACACAATCAACAGCGGGCAAACTCGTTATTCGCGAATAA
- the LOC130699325 gene encoding uncharacterized protein LOC130699325: protein MKLYAAHFIMMATISVVVSSKPVTQIGKNITKHSANEKQETRIYHPSELETSETESCIEQCQRDWKFGYGWEKWVDHCLLHECGVEPDPDAHFYVTF from the exons ATGAAACTATACGCTGCCCATTTCATAATGATGGCGACCATTTCCGTTGTCGTGTCGTCGAAACCCGTGACTCAAATTGGAAAGAACATTACCAAACATTCGGCCAACGAGAAACAGGAGACTCGTATTTACCATCCCAGTG AATTGGAAACGAGTGAGACAGAGAGTTGCATCGAACAGTGTCAGAGAGACTGGAAATTCGGATATGGTTGGGAGAAATGGGTTGATCACTGCTTACTTCATGAATGTGGCGTTGAACCTGATCCCGACGCTCATTTTTACGTGACTTTCTGA
- the LOC130699433 gene encoding uncharacterized protein LOC130699433, translated as MHPTTIIGLLAFLASLWVFATSKPTTTGHYHHGTDIVTEILQAIDRREEMWRIATYLNASRDDLLKELPYLDADGTKINYTFFAPTSTAFLTQTPQDASDPMHVDAHFRRKVLLRHFVRQHVTTDDLTRVDTLFMADSTKAVVTRKSSIEICNLPPIHPSTATCMAFFPSWTFNSKSGKCERYVYGGCHRTENLFDTEEDCLAKCGPAVNTVRSFLNETEIQTDACACSELVHDFCTMFVVDRVFMDRTEVIDALSKQPSTGQIGPFSLTAIHSSPSNRIPNHEPSSIHPLRTTPLEPIGPILVGYNNVSPSDPDVQEIAQFAVDELSRGAHSLSSPLVLVNVIAAEKQVVAGVNYKLKLSLQNAELGAIACDVVVFDQSCSSTCRVSSFKCNPSFVSSIPNVNE; from the exons ATGCACCCAACGACAATCATCGGCCTCTTGGCTTTTTTGGCTTCCCTGTGGGTGTTTGCGACGTCGAAGCCAACAACCACCGGCCATTATCATCATGGCACTGATATTGTGACCGAAATTCTGCAAGCCATCGACAGACGAGAAGAAATGTGGAGAATCGCAACTTACCTGAATGCTTCCCGTGACGACCTTTTGAAAGAATTGCCCTACCTTGATGCTG ATGGGACGAAAATCAATTACACATTCTTTGCACCGACATCGACGGCCTTTTTGACACAAACTCCACAAGATGCGTCTGATCCGATGCACGTTGACGCTCATTTCCGCCGTAAAGTCCTTCTTCGCCATTTCGTTCGTCAACATGTTACGACCGATGATCTGACCAGAGTGGACACGCTCTTCATGGCCGATTCTACAAAGGCTGTTGTAACTAGGAAGAGTTCGATTGAAATTTGTAACTTGCCACCGATCCACCCGAGCACAGCTACGTGCATGGCTTTTTTCCCGTCTTGGACGTTCAACTCCAAGTCAGGCAAATGCGAGAGATACGTGTACGGTGGATGCCACAGAACTGAGAACCTGTTCGATACAGAGGAAGACTGTCTAGCCAAATGTGGGCCAGCTGTCA ATACGGTCAGGTCATTTCTGAACGAGACGGAAATTCAAACAGATGCCTGTGCATGCAGTGAACTCGTTCACGATTTTTGCACCATGTTCGTGGTCGATCGTGTCTTCATGGACCGTACAGAGGTGATCGACGCTCTCAGTAAACAGCCCAGCACAGGCCAAATAGGTCCGTTCAGTTTGACTGCAATTCATTCATCGCCGTCCAATCGAATCCCTAACCACGAACCAAGTTCTATTCATCCGCTTCGTACCACTCCACTCGAACCAATCGGTCCCATACTAGTCGGTTATAATAACGTATCTCCCAGCGATCCAGATGTCCAAGAGATTGCCCAATTTGCTGTTGATGAACTGAGCCGGGGTGCCCACTCTTTGTCATCTCCACTTGTATTGGTCAACGTCATCGCAGCTGAAAAGCAGGTCGTGGCCGGAGTCAATTACAAACTCAAATTATCGCTTCAAAATGCCGAACTCGGAGCCATTGCTTGTGATGTGGTTGTCTTTGATCAGTCGTGTTCTTCCACCTGCCGCGTCAGCTCGTTCAAGTGCAATCCGTCCTTCGTCAGTAGCATCCCCAACGTCAATGAATAA
- the LOC130699319 gene encoding uncharacterized protein LOC130699319, producing the protein MSTLFALVAVLLTVASSQAATETGSDIVTEILKVLKGHDELWRVADYLNSSRTALVNELPLETSGRKLSYTFFAPTAMAFLRQMPQDTVDPLIIDDGLRTKVLIRHFARQRVSANDLGKLDKLVMADSKEAILTRTPGTQVNVINKAEIQPGAIQLPDNIGTIYTVDRVFMTGEEVGQAISAHFERNPNTGFGFFG; encoded by the exons ATGTCTACCCTATTCGCATTAGTGGCCGTCCTTTTGACTGTCGCATCCTCACAAGCGGCAACCGAAACTGGATCTGACATTGTTACGGAAATTCTAAAGGTTCTCAAAGGACATGACGAATTATGGAGAGTCGCAGACTATTTGAATTCTTCTCGTACCGCCCTCGTCAACGAATTGCCTCTGGAAACTTCGG GACGCAAGTTGAGCTACACATTCTTTGCACCGACGGCAATGGCATTTTTGAGACAGATGCCTCAAGACACAGTCGATCCACTCATCATTGACGACGGTCTCCGGACTAAGGTCTTGATCCGTCATTTTGCCCGTCAACGCGTCTCGGCCAACGATTTGGGTAAATTGGACAAACTCGTTATGGCCGATTCCAAAGAGGCCATTCTCACGCGCACTCCCG GCACACAAGTCAATGTGATCAACAAGGCGGAAATCCAGCCGGGAGCTATTCAATTGCCTGATAATATTGGCACCATCTACACTGTCGATCGAGTCTTTATGACCGGTGAAGAGGTTGGCCAAGCCATTTCGGCCCATTTTGAACGCAATCCAAATACTGGTTTTGGCTTCTTCGGTTAA
- the LOC130699431 gene encoding mucin-2-like produces MTPSVTTEEHTTVSPTTVQTSIQTTAIPTTIPTTAPPTTEPTTTPTTTPTTIPMTEPTTTPTTTPTTTPTTTPTTTPTTIPTTEPTTQPSTTPTTVPTTTVPTTTEPSTTSPTTEPNTAPTTTPTTAPTTAPTTTPTTTPTTTPTTTPTTISMTEPITEPITTPTTEPTTTKPTTMEPTTMEPTTMEPTTMEPTTMEPTKTEPTKTEQITTQITTPTTTPTTTPTTTPTTTPTTTPTTTPTTTPTTTPTTTPTTTTTPTTTPTTTPTTTPTTTPTTTPTTTPTIEPPTTIPMAPIKKLPR; encoded by the exons ATGACACCCTCGGTAACGACGGAAGAACACACGACTGTATCGCCAACGACTGTTCAAACTAGTATCCAAACAACCGCTATTCCAACCACTATTCCGACCACTGCCCCACCAACGACGGAGCCAACCACTACGCCGACCACTACGCCGACCACTATCCCAATGACTGAGCCAACTACTACGCCAACAACTACGCCAACAACTACGCCAACAACTACGCCAACAACTACGCCAACAACTATCCCGACGACGGAGCCAACAACGCAGCCATCCACTACGCCGACGACGGTGCCAACGACAACGGTGCCAACGACAACGGAGCCATCCACTACGTCACCAACGACGGAGCCGAACACTGCGCCGACCACAACGCCGACCACTGCGCCGACCACTGCGCCGACCACTACGCCGACCACTACGCCGACCACTACGCCGACCACTACGCCAACCACTATCTCAATGACGGAGCCAATAACGGAGCCAATCACTACGCCAACGactgagccaacaacgactaaGCCAACAACGATGGAGCCAACAACGATGGAGCCAACAACGATGGAGCCAACAACGATGGAGCCAACAACGATGGAGCCAACAAAGACGGAGCCAACAAAGACGGAGCAAATCACTACGCAAATCACTACGCCAACCACTACGCCAACCACTACGCCAACCACTACGCCAACAACTACGCCAACAACTACGCCAACAACTACGCCAACAACTACGCCAACAACTACGCCAACAACTACGCCAACGA CAACCACTACGCCAACCACTACGCCAACCACTACGCCAACCACTACGCCAACCACTACGCCAACTACTACGCCAACCACTACGCCAACGATCGAGCCACCCACCACCATACCAATGGCTCCGATCAAAAAACTACCCCGATAA
- the LOC130699316 gene encoding uncharacterized protein LOC130699316 produces MKAMTGLLVLMATVLLVSSKPTNIGDTDIVTEIVRAMEGREEMWRVVSYLKASRAGLLNEFPLFSPDGTQQSYTFFAPTSFAFSLQTPQDTVDPLFVDDDLRLRVLIRHFARSPVSSDDLANVGKIVMADSSEAALTYQNSNEMCSLPPLDRTDAVCEAYMPMWTFTSATGKCESYIYGGCFGTANLFKTEEDCLSACGPTANTRTRLIKDAEIQPEAIRLPQDIGVVYIVGRVFMNSDEVSEAISSHFKRNPNTALCLGLPCSPGESPAPVDDEAALDIRNTPLAPPPDVPMPLGGFNAVSTDEPDVQEMAEFATKAMSQGANREYPITLVKIVKAERQVVAGFNYILQLELKENPKNDAVVVCDVVVFDQSWTSTRQITSFQCNPSLAIAPEIELGLPPLS; encoded by the exons ATGAAGGCCATGACAGGTCTTCTAGTCTTGATGGCTACTGTCCTTTTGGTGTCTTCCAAACCGACGAATATTGGGGACACGGACATTGTCACCGAAATTGTACGAGCCATGGAAGGACGTGAAGAAATGTGGAGAGTTGTCAGTTACTTGAAAGCCTCTCGTGCTGGCCTGCTGAACGAATTTCCACTCTTCAGCCCTG ATGGAACACAACAAAGTTACACGTTCTTTGCTCCGACGTCGTTTGCTTTCAGCTTGCAAACTCCACAAGATACGGTCGATCCGCTCTTTGTCGATGACGACCTCCGTCTTAGAGTTCTGATTCGCCATTTCGCACGCTCACCTGTCTCTTCCGATGACTTGGCCAATGTGGGCAAAATTGTCATGGCCGATTCCAGCGAGGCAGCTCTCACTTATCAAAATAGTAATGAAATGTGCAGCCTGCCACCTCTCGATCGCACAGATGCCGTGTGTGAGGCCTACATGCCGATGTGGACGTTCACGTCCGCAACGGGCAAATGCGAGAGCTACATCTACGGCGGTTGTTTCGGGACGGCCAATCTTTTCAAAACAGAAGAGGATTGTTTGTCAGCATGCGGCCCAACTGCca ATACCAGGACGCGGTTGATTAAGGATGCGGAAATCCAGCCGGAAGCCATCCGCTTACCGCAAGACATCGGTGTTGTTTACATCGTTGGACGTGTCTTTATGAATAGTGACGAGGTCAGTGAGGCGATTTCGTCCCACTTTAAACGTAATCCCAATACGGCCCTTTGTCTTGGCCTTCCTTGCTCACCTGGCGAATCACCAGCGCCGGTTGACGATGAAGCGGCGCTCGATATCCGCAATACTCCGCTGGCTCCCCCACCAGACGTTCCTATGCCGCTCGGTGGTTTCAATGCCGTATCGACCGACGAACCTGACGTCCAAGAGATGGCGGAATTCGCCACCAAGGCCATGAGTCAGGGTGCCAATCGGGAATACCCGATCACGTTGGTTAAGATAGTCAAGGCCGAGAGACAAGTTGTAGCCGGATTTAATTATATCCTTCAGTTAGAATTGAAGGAAAACCCCAAGAATGATGCTGTCGTCGTGTGTGACGTGGTCGTCTTTGATCAATCGTGGACGTCCACACGTCAAATCACGTCGTTTCAGTGCAATCCTAGCTTGGCTATTGCTCCCGAAATTGAATTAGGACTGCCCCCCTTATCTTAA
- the LOC130699318 gene encoding uncharacterized protein LOC130699318, whose product MATIKSWIENIKQINYSPCIMYVMYVMWMVAFLASVSSKTTGTQTGTDVVTEILSAISGREDTRRVADYLNLSRAELVKEMPLFSPDGTKLSYTFFAPTSFAFLLQTPQDTVDPFLVDANLRLRVLIRHFARQGVSSNDLTRLDTLVMADSSVAAITRTADTKTFINGAEIQSSLSSSFVAVYIVDRVFIVGNEINDAISAHFQNNPATIIGLPEMLPSVVPEIAIVEPSVSALVPTVGGFSSVSPNDIDVQDVARFVTTSLSANGASPLFLVSVDTAEKQIVAGVNYRLQLKFNNQLESEENTLIVCQVVVFDQPWTSTRQISSSKCSLSRSATSVEID is encoded by the exons ATGGCTACAATTAAAAGTTGGATtgaaaatattaaacaaaTCAACTACAGTCCTTGCATTATGTACGTTATGTATGTCATGTGGATGGTCGCCTTTTTGGCTTCGGTGTCGTCCAAAACGACCGGCACCCAAACTGGGACAGACGTTGTCACCGAAATTCTGAGTGCCATCAGCGGACGTGAAGACACGCGGAGAGTTGCCGATTATCTCAATTTATCACGCGCTGAACTGGTCAAAGAAATGCCTCTCTTTAGTCCTG ATGGGACGAAATTAAGTTACACATTCTTCGCCCCGACGTCGTTTGCTTTCCTGCTGCAAACACCGCAAGACACTGTCGATCCGTTCCTTGTTGACGCCAATCTCCGTCTCAGAGTGTTGATTCGCCATTTTGCTAGACAAGGCGTCTCATCTAACGATCTGACCAGATTGGACACGCTGGTCATGGCTGACTCGAGTGTGGCAGCTATTACTCGTACAGCTG ACACAAAGACGTTCATCAATGGAGCAGAAATTCAGAGTTCTTTGTCGTCCTCCTTTGTCGCTGTTTATATTGTCGATCGAGTGTTTATAGTCGGCAATGAAATAAATGACGCCATCAGCGCCCATTTCCAGAACAATCCGGCAACAATCATCGGCCTCCCCGAAATGCTGCCGTCAGTAGTTCCAGAAATCGCCATTGTGGAGCCATCTGTTTCGGCACTTGTGCCAACTGTGGGCGGCTTCAGTAGTGTCTCTCCCAACGATATCGACGTCCAGGACGTGGCAAGATTCGTAACGACGTCGTTGAGTGCTAACGGGGCTTCTCCACTCTTCCTAGTGAGTGTCGACACAGCTGAAAAGCAAATTGTAGCCGGTGTCAACTATCGACTTCAGCTAAAGTTCAACAACCAATTGGAAAGCGAAGAAAATACTTTAATCGTTTGCCAAGTTGTAGTCTTTGATCAGCCGTGGACGTCCACTCGCCAAATCAGCTCATCCAAATGTAGTCTATCCCGATCCGCCACTTCTGTTGAAATTGACTAA
- the LOC130699324 gene encoding protein C10-like has protein sequence MNDCVLRFDAEKAREACNDILTALSQPGNAEKLARAREVAGTDMVKVMREVFPIVTQIQLEVIQRFGFPGDGEGAAQFLQLVRSLEKEDGEVSRLSDQLRAHFLPPMTAPIHSIPASSSPQCNGASQP, from the exons ATGAACGACTGTGTTCTGCGGTTCGACGCTGAAAAGGCAAGAG AGGCCTGCAATGACATTTTGACAGCCTTGAGCCAACCAGGAAATGCTGAGAAGTTGGCTCGGGCTAGAGAAGTTGCTGGGACTGACATGGTCAAAGTCATGAGGGAGGTTTTCCCCATAGTCACCCAGATTCAACTTGAG GTCATTCAACGTTTTGGCTTTCCTGGAGATGGcgaag GTGCCGCGCAATTTTTACAATTGGTGCGATctttggaaaaagaagacggagaAGTTAGTCGGTTGAGCGATCAGCTCAGGGCTCATTTCCTTCCACCGATGACGGCTCCCATCCATTCGATTCCTGCCTCTTCCTCGCCGCAATGCAACGGTGCATCTCAGCCATAA